DNA sequence from the Amycolatopsis sp. Hca4 genome:
GCGGGTTTCGTCCTCGCCGTCACCTGCGGGCTGTACGCCTTCGCGGCCGGGTTGCCGGTCTGGGCCGCGGTGGTGGTGCTCGTTTCCGGCGCGCTGGCGCACGTGCTGGGGGAGATGCTGCACAGCGCCGGTGCCTGGTCGCTGGCCTACGGCCTGGCGCCCGACCACGCCCAAGGCCAGTACCAGGGCCTGTTCGGCATGTCGACCCAGCTGGGGTCGACCGTGGCGCCGTTCGCGGTGACCGTGCTGATCATCGGCGGCGGCGCACCGGGCTGGCTGGTCTTCGGTGCGGTGATGCTGCTCGCCGGGCTGGCCGCGCCCGCCGTCGTCCGCTGGGCCGGCGCCACCGCCGCGGACCGGGCCGCGGTGGCGGCCGCCCCGGCAACCGACAACTGACCGCTCTGGAGGGGATTCCCGGTGGATTTCAGCCTGTTCTACTTCGCCAACGACAGCACCGCCGAGTCCGGTGACCGTTACGAACTGCTTCTGGAAGGCGCGAAGTTCGCCGACGGCAACGACTTCGCGGCGGTGTGGACGCCGGAGCGGCACTTCCACCCGTTCGGGGGGCTCTACCCGAACCCGGCGGTGACCGGGGCCGCGGTCGCCGCGGTGACCGAGCGGGTGGCCATCCGCGCCGGCAGCGTCGTCGCGCCGCTGCACCACCCGGCCCGCATCGCCGAAGAGTGGGCGGTGGTCGACAACATCTCCGGCGGCCGGGTCGGGCTGTCGTTCGCGTCGGGGTGGCACGCGTCGGACTTCGTCCTCAACCCGGACGGCTACGCCGACCGCCGCCGGCTCGTCGTCGAGCACGCCGAGCAGGTGCGCGCGCTGTGGCGCGGCGAGGAGATGTCCGGCAAGGACGGCGCCGGCACCCTGCAGCGGTTCCGCACCTACCCGCGCCCGGTGCAGGCGAACCTGCCGATCTGGCTGACCAGCGGCGGCTCGGTGGACACCTTCCGCGCGGCCGGCACGCTGGGGGCCGGGCTGCTGACGCACCTGCTCGGCCAGGACGTCGGGCAGCTGGCGGAAAAGATCGCCGCCTACCGGGAAGCGGTGGCGCAGCGGCCGGACGCCGACGGCTGGCCCGGGCACGTCGTGCTCATGGTCCACACCTTCCTCGGCACCGACGAAGACCACGTGCGCGACCGGGTCCGCCCCGCCCTGAGCGAGTACATCCGCAGCTCGCTGGGCTTGATCCTGGGTTCGCAGCTGGACGGTAAACGCCGGGTCGACCCGGCGAAGCTGCCGCCGGACGAGCTGGACTTCCTGGTCGAGCACTCGTTCCGCCGCTACTTCGACGACGGCGGGCTGCTCGGCACCGTGCCCAAGGCGCTCGGCATCGCGCGGCGGCTGGCGGACATCGGCGTCGACGAGGTGGCCTGCCTGGTCGACTTCGGCCTCGACACCAAGACCGTTCTCGCCGGCTTCGACCACCTCGACGAGCTGCGGCGTCAGCTGCCGTAGCGCAGTGCGGTCACGCCCCAGCTGAACCCCATGCCGCTGCTGGCGACGAGCACCGTGTCCCCCTCGGTGAGGCGGTGCTCGTCGAGCAGGCCGCGCAGGGCGATGAACGGGTCCGACCCGCCCATGTGCCCGAGGCGGTCGTAGTTGAACACCGATTTCGCGGCCGGAACGCCGAGCGTGTCGAGCAGCCGTTCGTGCATGCCGCGGTCGCCCTGGTTCATCAGCAGGAACGCGATTTCGCCGAGCGGCAGCTCGAGTTCGCCGAGGATTTCGGAAACGAGCTCGACGAAATTGCGGACATAGGCGTCGCCGAGCCCTTTCCGGTGCCCGCGCCGGCGCATGAGGATGCGGTCGTCGACGATTTCCCCGCGGTAGTAGTCGGCCCACGCGGGATCGGTCCGCATGGCCGAGTGCACGACCTCGAACCGGACGTCGTGGGCGCCGAGCAGGACGGCCGCGGGCGCGTCCCCGAAGTTGAACAGCGGTTTCGAGTCGGGGTCGGCGTGGTCGACGAGCCCGGCGAGCCGGTCACCGGACAGCACGAGGACGTGCTCGGCGCGGCCGAGGGCGATCTTGTCCGCCGCGAGCTGGACCGCGGTCATGGTGGCGTTGCAGAAGTTGGCGACCTCGAAGCAGTGCGCCCGCCGGATGTCCAGCTCCTCGGCCACCCGGGCGGCCGGCGACCAGAAGGGGACGTCCCATTCGCCGGACCCGGCGTAGAGCACGTACCCCACCGAGCGCGGGTCGACCCCGCACCGCTCGAGCACCTCCCGCCCGGCGTCGGCGGCGAGCTCCCAGGCCTGTTCGTGGTCGTCGAGGACCGGAATGGTCTCCGTGTGCGTGATTTCGAGGATTTCCGGCAGCGGCACGCCCGAAGCGGCCTGCAGATCCGGGACCTTGAGCACGCCGCTCGGAAAACGGACGGAAAAATCGATGATTCCGGGCACCGGAAACCCCCTGGTGTCGATTCGCGTCGACCCCATCTTAACGTGTTTGCGCGGGTTTACGGAGACTTTCAGGGAAGGGGAACGCCGGTGTGCTCGGCGAGCGCGTCGAGGAGCCGGTCCTGGAAACCGGGATCGCCGGCCGCCGGATGCCGGTCGTCGTGCCGCCGGTGGTACCAGTAGCCGCCGCTGGTGCGCGCTTCCGGATCATCGGCGGTCGCGAGCCACACCTGCGTCAGGCGGCCCTCGCGCAGATCGTCGGGAGCGCCCGCGCCACCCATCCGGGTCGGAACCCAGCCGGGATCGACGGCGTTGCTGAACACCCGCGCCCACCGGCGGGCCACCGCGGCGGCGAGGGTGGTCACGAACAGCTTGCTGTCCGAATAGGACGCTGTCGGGCGCGTTCCCGACCAGTCGAGCCCGGCGAGACCGGCCCGGCCACCGCGGTGCATGCCGCTGCTGAGGTAGACCAGGCGCCCGGGCGTGCCGACGAGGGCGGTGAGCAGGTAGGGCGCGACGACGTTGACGGGCAGCACCGTGGGGCCGGTCATGACGCCGGCGTTGTGGATCACGGCGTCCACCGGCCCGAGGCGGTTGACCTGCTCGGCGACGTCCCGGGTCTGCTCCGGGTCGGCGAGGTCGCCGAGGACGACGTCGGCGCCGCGGTCGGCGAGGTCGTCCAGCCGTCCGGCACCCCGCCCGTGGGCGACGACGTGGTGACCGCCGGCAAGCAGCTCTTCGGCAGTGCCGCGGCCGAGGCCCTGGGTGGCGCCGGTGACGAGGATCCGGGCCATCGGTTCAGGAGCCCGGTTCGGTGTTGGTCATGCCGCCTAGCCTCGCCGACGCCGACGTCTCGGGCAAGTTCCGCGGCGCCCGCCCGCCAGGTTCGCGGGCTGCCCCGAACAGCTTCGAGGCAATCGCTCACTCCTGAAGGCTGGTTCGAAAACAACTGAAGCAGGTGGTCGTAGGTCGCCCAGCATAGGGCAGACTCCCGGTGCTTGCGGGCTGCTCCTTCCGTGCCGACCTGGTGTGTGTCGTGTGCCGAGTCGGCGGGGGACACCGTTGCGTTACGACGTCGCCCGGATCCCCGCGGCGTCGTAACGCCCGAGGACGCCGACGACAGTGGGGGAGATCGGACTGACATTCCTAGTGCTCAGGACACGGGAAGTTCGAGGAGGACTTGTGGGGCACCATCGGAGACCGCGCGTCATCGTCACCTCGTGGTGGTGTTGGTTCTGGTCGTAGCGCTGGTGGCTGGCGGAGTGACGGCCTGGCTGCTCAGCGGCGGATCGCTGCCGGGCGGTTTGAACGCGACCGCGGGCGAGGCGTTCCATGACCTCGGCAGCGGGGTCAGCGTCGCCGACGGCGCGCCGGAGACGCTGAAAGCGGTCGCTGACGACCACGTCGCGAAGCCGCCCTTCGTGGAAACCGAATCGCTGGGCGGAGTCGTGCACGTCACCCCGGACGGGGATCTTTTCCCAGCCGGTCACGCTGCGGTTCGCGCTGAACCGGCCGGTCGACGCGGCCGACGTGGTCATCGCAGTCAACCGGACGGGCGCGGCCGAAGGCTGGGAGCTTGTCAGGCCGTCCAAAGTGGAAGGTGGGTTCGCCTTCGTCACGACGAATCACCTGCCGTGGTGGGATCCTCTTTTCCGGAGTAAGCCCACGGCGCGGATCGTCGACAAACGCCGGTACCCGATCCTGGTGAACTACGCGGGGATCACCGTGGCGCAGCGGCCGAAGGACCGGTTCGGCGTCGAGTGGCTGCCGTTCGCCGTCTCTCGCGACTGGCCAGGTCGAGGTTCACGGGCCCGGGACGGTGCAGTCGATCAGGGCTTGGGCGATGTCACGCAGTTTGATGTTGGTGTGCTGGGACAGCCCGACGAGGATGGCGAACGCCTCATCGGCGCTACAGCCACGTTGGCCGATCAGAATTCCTTTGGCCTGCTCGATCACTCCCCGCGTCCGCAAGGCCCCGCGCAGCTGGCGATTCTCCCGCAATGTCGCGCGGTGAGCGTGCTGCAGCCGGGCGAGGGCCTTCGCGGCTTCGTGCGGCGGCCGTGGGGCCGCCTGCACCAGGTCGGTGACGTCCTCGACGTGGTGCAGGATGCCGACGACTCGGCCGTCGGGGTCGCGTAGCGGCACGTTGATCGGCGCCCACACCTTCGGCACGAACGTCCTGCGGTCGGCCGGGGCTGGAACGTCGTAGCGCTGCAGGCCCATGTTGTGGGACCGGCCCTCGCGCAGGACACGCTCGAGCGAGCCGGAGAGGTTGGCGACGCCGTCGGCGTCGGCATCGGTGAGATTGTCGGGGAACGCGTCGAACAGGTACGCCCGATCCAGATCGGTGGAACTGGTCAGCGTGGCCGTGGTGTAGGCCGGGTTGGCGG
Encoded proteins:
- a CDS encoding SDR family NAD(P)-dependent oxidoreductase, with product MARILVTGATQGLGRGTAEELLAGGHHVVAHGRGAGRLDDLADRGADVVLGDLADPEQTRDVAEQVNRLGPVDAVIHNAGVMTGPTVLPVNVVAPYLLTALVGTPGRLVYLSSGMHRGGRAGLAGLDWSGTRPTASYSDSKLFVTTLAAAVARRWARVFSNAVDPGWVPTRMGGAGAPDDLREGRLTQVWLATADDPEARTSGGYWYHRRHDDRHPAAGDPGFQDRLLDALAEHTGVPLP
- a CDS encoding ANTAR domain-containing protein, translated to MTYAILDQLKTDPAFQAAPAAYLVLDPDLRIHAANPAYTTATLTSSTDLDRAYLFDAFPDNLTDADADGVANLSGSLERVLREGRSHNMGLQRYDVPAPADRRTFVPKVWAPINVPLRDPDGRVVGILHHVEDVTDLVQAAPRPPHEAAKALARLQHAHRATLRENRQLRGALRTRGVIEQAKGILIGQRGCSADEAFAILVGLSQHTNIKLRDIAQALIDCTVPGP
- a CDS encoding 3-oxoacyl-ACP synthase III family protein; its protein translation is MPGIIDFSVRFPSGVLKVPDLQAASGVPLPEILEITHTETIPVLDDHEQAWELAADAGREVLERCGVDPRSVGYVLYAGSGEWDVPFWSPAARVAEELDIRRAHCFEVANFCNATMTAVQLAADKIALGRAEHVLVLSGDRLAGLVDHADPDSKPLFNFGDAPAAVLLGAHDVRFEVVHSAMRTDPAWADYYRGEIVDDRILMRRRGHRKGLGDAYVRNFVELVSEILGELELPLGEIAFLLMNQGDRGMHERLLDTLGVPAAKSVFNYDRLGHMGGSDPFIALRGLLDEHRLTEGDTVLVASSGMGFSWGVTALRYGS
- a CDS encoding MupA/Atu3671 family FMN-dependent luciferase-like monooxygenase, producing MDFSLFYFANDSTAESGDRYELLLEGAKFADGNDFAAVWTPERHFHPFGGLYPNPAVTGAAVAAVTERVAIRAGSVVAPLHHPARIAEEWAVVDNISGGRVGLSFASGWHASDFVLNPDGYADRRRLVVEHAEQVRALWRGEEMSGKDGAGTLQRFRTYPRPVQANLPIWLTSGGSVDTFRAAGTLGAGLLTHLLGQDVGQLAEKIAAYREAVAQRPDADGWPGHVVLMVHTFLGTDEDHVRDRVRPALSEYIRSSLGLILGSQLDGKRRVDPAKLPPDELDFLVEHSFRRYFDDGGLLGTVPKALGIARRLADIGVDEVACLVDFGLDTKTVLAGFDHLDELRRQLP